From Salinirubrum litoreum, one genomic window encodes:
- a CDS encoding universal stress protein has product MRIVFATDLSAASEAAVESRTCLECLATIGVREVHLFTVVPDTVGSGLPGLDSAADAESALRRQRAVFEEAGFDVETHVARGAPFRRINGLAERLPADMIVVGSRGQSPLRNRLIGDTVRNVARTAVVPLLVERIDPADGTHRVAHEHLFRDVLYVTDFSDNAERAYDFLPRLRGATRRVNLLHVRGSEERTGESAAAPHDRLQSLAEDLSVRMGVETAVNVRSGSPKTEILAEERRVGATVTLLGARGQSRLRRLLLGSVSESVIAQGNANVLLVPPASVPPR; this is encoded by the coding sequence ATGCGCATCGTCTTCGCGACGGACCTCTCCGCCGCGAGCGAGGCTGCCGTCGAGTCGCGGACGTGTCTGGAGTGCCTCGCCACCATCGGTGTCCGGGAGGTCCACCTGTTCACCGTCGTTCCCGACACCGTCGGGAGCGGCCTCCCGGGACTGGACAGCGCGGCCGACGCGGAGTCCGCACTCCGCAGACAGCGGGCCGTCTTCGAGGAGGCCGGCTTCGACGTGGAGACGCACGTCGCACGCGGCGCGCCCTTCCGCCGGATCAACGGTCTCGCCGAGCGCCTGCCGGCCGACATGATCGTCGTCGGGTCGCGCGGGCAGAGCCCGTTGCGGAACCGGCTGATCGGCGACACGGTCAGGAACGTCGCGCGGACCGCCGTCGTCCCACTGCTCGTCGAGCGGATCGACCCGGCCGACGGCACACACCGCGTCGCACACGAACATCTCTTCCGGGACGTGTTGTACGTGACCGACTTCTCCGACAACGCCGAGCGCGCCTACGACTTCCTGCCCCGTCTGCGCGGGGCGACGCGACGGGTGAACCTCCTCCACGTCCGGGGGAGCGAAGAGCGGACTGGCGAGTCTGCGGCGGCCCCCCACGATCGCCTCCAGTCGCTCGCCGAGGACCTCTCGGTCCGGATGGGCGTCGAGACAGCCGTCAACGTCCGGTCTGGCAGCCCGAAGACGGAGATACTCGCCGAAGAACGGCGCGTCGGCGCGACGGTCACCCTGCTCGGCGCACGCGGGCAGAGCCGCCTGCGCCGCCTCCTCCTCGGGAGTGTCTCCGAGTCCGTCATCGCACAGGGGAACGCGAACGTCCTGCTCGTCCCCCCGGCGTCGGTGCCACCGCGCTGA
- a CDS encoding zinc-binding dehydrogenase, protein MRAAQVTQLGSPEEAISVVDVETPEPGPGEVRLRVEACALNRLDVFARLGHPDEADIFPKRTGGDVAGTVDAVGDDVTDWAPGESAVVYPIVSCGDCEYCLSGEQTMCASYEIIGEDRPGGLAEFVVVPAETLDPLPGDLDFVTAAAYPVAFTTAWRMIVTAGGLRPAESALVLGASGGVGNAAARIAAFLGATVYATTSTAEKAEALSEIADEVIDYTAVPFDEAVADLTDARGVDLVADHVGQETWQTSIDSLATGGRMVICGATSGATPDLDIRSVYQHHRQILGAPMGNRTEFRTVGRLVGAGDLEPCVDRVLPLERVFEGHRVLETRDVVGKVVIRPGQ, encoded by the coding sequence ATGCGTGCCGCGCAGGTAACTCAGCTCGGGAGCCCGGAGGAGGCGATCTCGGTGGTGGACGTGGAGACGCCGGAGCCAGGACCGGGAGAGGTCAGACTTCGCGTCGAGGCCTGTGCCCTGAACCGGTTGGACGTGTTCGCTCGACTCGGTCACCCCGACGAGGCCGACATCTTCCCAAAGCGAACCGGCGGTGACGTCGCTGGCACCGTGGACGCCGTCGGCGACGACGTGACAGACTGGGCCCCCGGCGAGAGCGCCGTGGTCTATCCGATCGTCTCCTGTGGCGACTGCGAGTACTGTCTGTCGGGCGAGCAGACGATGTGTGCGAGCTACGAGATCATCGGTGAAGACCGCCCCGGCGGACTCGCCGAGTTCGTCGTCGTCCCCGCCGAGACGCTCGACCCGCTTCCCGGAGATCTCGACTTCGTGACGGCCGCCGCATACCCCGTGGCCTTCACCACGGCGTGGCGGATGATCGTCACGGCGGGTGGGCTCCGGCCGGCCGAGTCGGCACTCGTTCTCGGGGCCTCCGGCGGCGTCGGAAACGCCGCCGCTCGAATCGCCGCGTTCCTCGGTGCGACCGTCTACGCGACGACCTCCACCGCCGAGAAGGCCGAGGCGCTCTCGGAGATCGCAGACGAGGTGATCGACTACACGGCCGTCCCGTTCGACGAGGCCGTCGCCGACCTGACGGACGCCCGTGGCGTCGATCTGGTCGCCGACCACGTCGGGCAAGAGACCTGGCAGACGAGTATCGACAGTCTCGCCACCGGGGGTCGGATGGTGATCTGCGGCGCGACGTCCGGCGCGACCCCCGATCTCGACATCCGGTCGGTGTACCAACACCACCGGCAGATTCTCGGCGCACCGATGGGCAACCGCACGGAGTTCCGGACGGTCGGCCGACTGGTCGGTGCTGGCGACCTGGAACCGTGCGTCGATCGCGTGCTGCCGCTGGAACGAGTCTTCGAGGGACACCGTGTCCTTGAGACCCGCGACGTCGTCGGGAAGGTCGTGATCCGGCCGGGTCAGTGA
- a CDS encoding IclR family transcriptional regulator gives MGSENGAPRRIKSDVTLLRILQSLQRSGGQTITELADELSLAKSTVHAHVHTLAEEGYLIETENGFELGLRMLDLGGTVQDRYLPELIRQKVDTLAIETEERAQFVVEQDGVGVHLYCSYGQNAVQTNVWIGRHFPLHISAAGKAILAYLPEERRESILQGEHVAFTEHTITDTAEIRAELEEIRTNEYAINRQESTRGLRAVGVPIIDSDDEILGAISIAGPTHRIKGDVLHEEIPDLILGVANEIELKLAFQ, from the coding sequence ATGGGAAGCGAAAACGGGGCACCACGACGGATCAAATCCGACGTCACGCTACTGCGGATACTGCAGTCGCTCCAGCGGTCGGGCGGTCAGACGATCACCGAACTCGCGGACGAACTCTCGCTCGCCAAGAGTACGGTACACGCGCACGTGCACACGCTGGCGGAGGAGGGGTACCTGATCGAGACCGAGAACGGCTTCGAACTGGGGTTACGGATGCTGGATCTGGGCGGGACCGTCCAGGACCGGTACCTCCCCGAGTTGATCCGCCAGAAGGTGGACACACTGGCTATCGAGACCGAAGAGCGGGCGCAGTTCGTGGTCGAACAGGACGGGGTCGGCGTTCACCTCTACTGTTCGTACGGCCAGAACGCGGTTCAGACGAACGTCTGGATCGGACGCCACTTCCCGCTCCACATCTCGGCCGCCGGCAAGGCGATCCTCGCGTACCTTCCCGAAGAACGGCGTGAATCCATTCTCCAGGGCGAGCACGTCGCGTTCACCGAACACACGATCACCGACACCGCGGAGATCAGAGCCGAACTCGAAGAGATCCGGACAAACGAGTACGCGATCAATCGGCAGGAGAGCACGCGCGGCCTCCGGGCCGTGGGCGTCCCGATCATCGACAGCGACGACGAGATCCTCGGAGCCATCAGTATCGCGGGCCCGACACATCGCATCAAGGGAGACGTGCTCCACGAGGAGATCCCCGACCTCATTCTCGGTGTCGCGAACGAGATCGAGCTGAAGCTGGCGTTTCAGTGA
- a CDS encoding DUF1684 domain-containing protein gives MLSTDQLDEWREQIEADREHKRRYFRESRHSPLPSGMRGTQFPGLDYFEPDPDYRFVLPLVEHDEKAQITVETTADGEQTYLRWGEFRFELDGEQYTLQAYRPDRETDRLWVPFRDQTNDEETYGAGRYIDLEFDHHLTADGWVLDFNTAYNPTCAYNYAYECPMIPMDNWLDVRIEAGERDFPADPATPHGHEH, from the coding sequence ATGCTCTCGACCGACCAGCTCGACGAGTGGCGCGAACAGATCGAGGCCGACCGCGAGCACAAGCGGCGGTACTTCCGGGAGTCGAGACACTCGCCGCTCCCGTCGGGGATGCGTGGTACACAGTTCCCGGGGCTCGACTACTTCGAGCCGGACCCGGACTACCGGTTCGTCCTCCCGCTCGTCGAACACGACGAGAAAGCACAGATCACCGTCGAGACGACCGCCGACGGCGAACAGACGTACCTGCGGTGGGGCGAGTTCCGGTTCGAACTCGACGGCGAGCAGTACACCCTCCAGGCGTACCGCCCGGACCGGGAGACCGACCGGCTCTGGGTCCCTTTCCGCGACCAGACCAACGACGAGGAGACGTACGGTGCAGGCCGGTACATCGACCTGGAGTTCGATCACCACCTGACGGCCGACGGTTGGGTGCTCGACTTCAACACGGCCTACAACCCGACGTGCGCGTACAACTACGCCTACGAGTGCCCGATGATCCCGATGGACAACTGGCTGGACGTCCGCATCGAGGCGGGCGAGCGTGACTTCCCGGCCGACCCGGCGACGCCGCACGGACACGAGCATTGA
- a CDS encoding helix-turn-helix domain-containing protein — translation MPDSMSEQLQQDMVCESLLECFHGLKQLDRECYSALVDATEPLTVDDLADAVDRERSTAYRSVQRLVSAGFIQKEQVNYENGGYYHVYRPTDPSQIADDMQRLLNDWYAKMGQLIGEFERKYENADRVLLEN, via the coding sequence ATGCCGGACTCGATGTCTGAACAACTCCAGCAGGACATGGTCTGTGAGAGCCTGCTTGAGTGTTTCCACGGACTGAAGCAACTCGACAGGGAGTGTTACAGCGCGCTGGTCGACGCGACGGAACCGCTCACCGTCGACGATCTCGCCGACGCGGTCGACCGCGAACGCTCGACCGCGTATCGGTCGGTCCAGCGGTTGGTCTCGGCGGGATTCATCCAGAAAGAACAGGTCAACTACGAGAACGGCGGCTACTACCACGTCTACCGCCCGACCGACCCGTCACAGATCGCCGACGACATGCAACGCCTGTTGAACGACTGGTACGCGAAGATGGGACAGCTCATCGGCGAGTTCGAGCGCAAGTACGAGAACGCCGACCGCGTCCTCTTGGAGAACTGA
- a CDS encoding DUF7512 family protein has protein sequence MFGIETLGGNTQAAVLIGLVLLEAIVLYVGYGLLESALAKRVTDLIRGL, from the coding sequence ATGTTCGGGATCGAGACGCTCGGCGGCAACACGCAGGCCGCCGTGTTGATCGGACTCGTGTTACTCGAAGCGATCGTACTGTACGTCGGCTACGGACTGTTGGAGTCTGCACTCGCAAAGCGGGTGACTGATCTGATCAGGGGGCTGTGA
- a CDS encoding sulfite exporter TauE/SafE family protein — protein MEVFGIAVELLAMFTGFGLLIGILFGFFGMGGSFLVTPALLVMGYDANVAVGSGLAFVFGTSVIATLKHRDLGQVDYKLGVLMIAGTTAGIEVGKIGLEYLQHLGLAGSVVSIAYVLLLGSIGAFVTYTALKGGGGGLSHDVDEADEDDGDDIPAIAQKIQSYDVPPMISVRGGFTVSLWMVLGVAFATGLLSGFLGVGGGFIRMPALFYLVGVPVPVAVGTDLFEIVFSGGIGSFLYAQSGAVDLSIVAPLLAGSALGARIGAGATSLVNEDDIKVYFGAMLLLGAIAVAVRQVGGYLGIEVFDVVSLVIILGAALLVSGAVIVTSVRELRAETPGADTATAD, from the coding sequence ATGGAGGTGTTCGGTATCGCCGTCGAGTTACTGGCGATGTTCACCGGGTTCGGCCTGCTCATCGGCATCCTGTTCGGCTTCTTCGGGATGGGCGGGTCGTTCCTCGTCACGCCCGCACTGCTCGTGATGGGCTACGACGCGAACGTCGCGGTCGGGTCCGGCCTCGCGTTCGTGTTCGGGACCTCGGTCATCGCGACGCTGAAACACCGCGACCTCGGGCAGGTCGACTACAAACTCGGCGTCCTGATGATCGCCGGGACGACCGCCGGGATCGAGGTCGGCAAGATCGGGTTGGAGTACCTCCAACACCTCGGGCTCGCGGGGAGCGTGGTGAGTATCGCGTACGTGCTCCTGCTCGGGTCGATCGGGGCGTTCGTCACCTACACTGCCCTCAAGGGCGGCGGTGGCGGGCTGTCACACGACGTCGACGAGGCCGACGAGGACGACGGCGACGACATCCCGGCGATCGCACAGAAGATCCAGTCGTACGACGTCCCCCCGATGATCTCCGTCCGGGGCGGGTTCACCGTCTCGCTGTGGATGGTGCTGGGCGTCGCGTTCGCGACCGGTCTCCTGTCCGGGTTCCTCGGGGTCGGTGGCGGCTTCATCCGGATGCCGGCGCTGTTCTACCTCGTCGGCGTCCCGGTCCCGGTCGCCGTGGGGACCGACCTGTTCGAGATCGTCTTCTCGGGCGGAATCGGGTCGTTCCTCTACGCACAGTCCGGCGCGGTCGACCTCTCGATCGTCGCGCCGTTGCTCGCCGGGAGCGCACTCGGTGCCCGGATCGGTGCCGGGGCGACCAGCCTCGTGAACGAGGACGACATCAAGGTGTACTTCGGCGCCATGCTGCTGCTCGGTGCCATCGCGGTCGCCGTCCGCCAGGTCGGCGGCTACCTCGGCATCGAGGTGTTCGACGTCGTCAGCCTCGTGATCATCCTCGGGGCCGCGCTCCTCGTGAGCGGGGCCGTCATCGTCACGAGCGTTCGTGAACTCCGCGCCGAGACGCCGGGTGCAGACACGGCGACTGCTGACTGA
- a CDS encoding PQQ-binding-like beta-propeller repeat protein, whose translation MPSFTRRDALRGVSSLALGVGIAGCTGGREEFPVTRAWHGRPREPSPAAGTVDGTLLTGSYSPFDDDPLIAGVDANTGESEWAVSVSKGDKSPVCVSGGRAYAFADSGFAVAVDAASGDEVWRHSIGRVADADPGVTEFAPVDLGDRVVVPVSGTEEDVTDRLHGLDADTGEERFVHEIPSSLAGAPGVAGGGIVFPTVTGRLVALTADGDRRWERSITGAASSVGVAPDGRTVVVGTPAERLLALDAETGEVTWRGRLRNTVFARPLVTADRVYVGGADYVLRAFDRESGEPLWQDDLVSPITHGPYPVGDRLVTLVCGSHRVRGTAGDLPFGPTVLYVHERDGTRVRSVRFDGRLDGGEVHWLSVVDGDVYLGQAYGLTKLASGVTRRD comes from the coding sequence ATGCCCTCCTTCACACGCAGAGACGCCCTGCGAGGCGTCTCCTCGCTCGCACTCGGCGTCGGCATCGCCGGTTGTACCGGCGGCCGCGAGGAGTTCCCGGTCACACGGGCCTGGCACGGTCGCCCCCGTGAGCCGTCGCCGGCCGCCGGAACGGTCGACGGCACGCTTCTCACGGGATCGTACAGCCCCTTCGACGACGACCCACTGATCGCCGGCGTCGACGCCAATACCGGCGAGAGCGAGTGGGCCGTGTCTGTGTCGAAGGGCGACAAGTCGCCCGTCTGCGTCTCGGGTGGCCGGGCGTACGCGTTCGCCGACTCGGGGTTCGCGGTCGCCGTGGACGCCGCCAGTGGCGACGAGGTGTGGCGACACAGTATCGGTCGCGTCGCGGACGCAGACCCCGGTGTGACGGAGTTTGCCCCCGTCGACCTCGGCGACCGCGTCGTCGTTCCCGTCTCCGGCACGGAGGAGGACGTCACGGATCGACTCCACGGTCTCGACGCCGACACCGGCGAGGAGCGGTTCGTCCACGAGATACCCTCGTCGCTCGCCGGTGCGCCAGGCGTCGCCGGCGGCGGTATCGTCTTCCCGACCGTCACCGGCCGACTGGTCGCCCTCACGGCCGACGGTGACCGGAGGTGGGAACGCTCGATCACGGGTGCGGCCTCGAGCGTCGGTGTCGCCCCGGACGGCCGGACGGTCGTCGTCGGTACCCCCGCCGAACGACTCCTCGCACTCGACGCCGAGACCGGCGAGGTCACGTGGCGGGGTCGCCTCCGGAACACGGTGTTCGCCCGGCCGCTCGTCACCGCCGACCGCGTCTACGTCGGCGGTGCCGACTACGTCCTCCGGGCGTTCGACCGCGAGTCGGGCGAACCGCTGTGGCAGGACGACCTCGTGAGTCCGATCACGCACGGGCCGTATCCCGTCGGTGACCGACTCGTGACGCTCGTCTGCGGCTCTCATCGGGTTCGCGGCACGGCGGGTGACCTCCCCTTCGGCCCGACCGTGCTGTACGTCCACGAGCGCGACGGGACGCGTGTCCGCTCGGTCCGGTTCGACGGACGACTCGACGGAGGCGAGGTACACTGGCTCTCGGTCGTCGACGGCGACGTGTACCTCGGACAGGCCTACGGATTGACGAAACTCGCCTCGGGGGTGACCCGGCGTGACTGA
- a CDS encoding 2-oxo acid dehydrogenase subunit E2 yields the protein MRDRGDRLEPFSPRRRGTVDYMRAAGRRSNVHGLVTVDVTEARARIDAIEAETGERLSFTAFVVCCLARALADHPRMNAYRDWRGRVHVFDDVDVNVLVETTVDGDRLGVPHVLRAAGGRSVRSLHDEIRAAQRSRDPTDLSAVEHAALRLPGFLRRLVWRLPQWFPRRWKAVAGTVAVTSVGMFGAGGGWAITPTNYTVQVTVGGIGERPRLVDGELTTREFLHLTVTVDHDVVDGAPATRFTSRFGALLEAAHGLPEPDDHTTTA from the coding sequence ATGCGCGACCGAGGCGATCGTCTCGAGCCGTTCTCGCCGCGCCGCCGGGGGACGGTCGACTACATGCGAGCGGCGGGCCGGCGGAGCAACGTCCACGGCCTCGTCACGGTCGACGTGACCGAGGCGAGAGCCCGCATCGACGCCATCGAGGCCGAGACGGGAGAGCGACTCTCCTTCACCGCGTTCGTCGTCTGCTGTCTCGCACGCGCTCTCGCGGACCACCCCAGGATGAACGCCTACCGCGACTGGCGCGGCCGGGTCCACGTTTTCGACGACGTCGACGTGAACGTCCTCGTCGAGACGACCGTCGACGGCGACCGACTCGGCGTCCCGCACGTCCTCAGAGCCGCCGGCGGTCGCTCGGTCCGCTCGCTCCACGACGAGATTCGGGCCGCCCAGCGATCACGCGATCCGACCGATCTCTCGGCCGTCGAGCACGCCGCACTGCGACTCCCCGGGTTCCTCCGGCGACTCGTCTGGCGACTCCCGCAGTGGTTCCCCCGGCGGTGGAAAGCCGTGGCAGGCACCGTCGCCGTCACCTCGGTCGGGATGTTCGGTGCGGGCGGTGGGTGGGCGATCACTCCGACGAACTACACGGTGCAGGTGACCGTCGGCGGGATCGGCGAGCGGCCACGGCTCGTCGACGGTGAACTGACGACCCGCGAGTTCCTCCACCTGACGGTGACGGTCGATCACGACGTCGTGGACGGCGCGCCCGCGACGCGGTTCACCAGCCGGTTCGGGGCACTCTTAGAGGCCGCCCACGGACTCCCCGAACCGGACGACCACACGACGACAGCGTAG
- the rdfA gene encoding rod-determining factor RdfA: MTDPTETDESRTVGETKVERLLAKYELDGLGAELEARWTGPPGERESLRTLATAFNRRLLEAAMRDAQLNPLAGEVENLYRQLTSDEVSRGVQTEVETRLAHRGVDVETLDSEFVTYQAIRSYLKDVRGATYETSPSDTYEQGQRQLERLIGRTTAVVEQKLEQFVGAGRLTLGSFHVQTAVTVYCEDCERQYDLSAVLAAGGCDCTGGE, encoded by the coding sequence ATGACCGATCCGACCGAGACCGACGAGTCGAGGACTGTCGGGGAGACGAAAGTCGAACGACTGCTCGCCAAGTACGAACTCGACGGACTCGGGGCGGAACTCGAGGCACGCTGGACGGGCCCCCCTGGCGAGCGAGAGAGCCTCCGCACCCTCGCTACCGCATTCAACAGGCGGCTCCTGGAAGCGGCGATGCGCGACGCACAACTCAATCCGCTCGCAGGAGAGGTCGAGAACCTCTACCGACAACTGACGAGCGACGAGGTGAGTCGGGGCGTGCAGACGGAAGTCGAGACGAGGCTGGCACACCGGGGCGTCGACGTCGAGACACTCGACTCGGAGTTCGTGACGTACCAGGCGATCCGGTCGTATCTCAAAGACGTTCGTGGTGCGACCTACGAGACGAGTCCGAGCGATACGTACGAACAGGGACAACGACAATTGGAGCGGCTGATCGGCAGAACGACCGCCGTCGTCGAGCAGAAACTCGAACAGTTCGTCGGGGCCGGTCGACTCACGCTCGGGTCGTTCCACGTCCAGACAGCCGTGACCGTGTACTGTGAGGACTGCGAGCGTCAGTACGACCTCTCGGCGGTGCTGGCTGCTGGCGGCTGTGACTGTACGGGTGGCGAGTGA
- a CDS encoding aspartate/glutamate racemase family protein, whose product MAEIAYLLSSVGHPDEEIERRERVANELVPDGDTVRLVRPSAAPQSVESTVEEQWAAAELVRSVEAHEDEFDAFFVGCFGEPGLPAVREMTRKPVVGSATATFHTAAQVADRFSVLTILDSTEPMVHRQVHEAHLDDRLASVRVVEAPVLDIDHSSDSLVQDMITTGREAVAEDGAEALIPGCMSLSFMQVHDEIAAALGVPFLDPVRIGLGTASMWAHWNVTQSLATYPTPDRSKLDALFSG is encoded by the coding sequence ATGGCAGAGATCGCGTACCTGCTTTCCAGTGTCGGACATCCCGACGAGGAGATCGAACGACGGGAACGTGTCGCGAACGAACTCGTTCCGGACGGAGATACCGTCCGGCTGGTCAGGCCGAGCGCCGCACCCCAGTCGGTCGAATCCACGGTCGAAGAACAGTGGGCGGCGGCCGAACTCGTGCGGTCGGTCGAGGCGCACGAAGACGAGTTCGACGCGTTCTTCGTCGGCTGCTTCGGCGAACCGGGACTCCCTGCGGTCCGGGAGATGACGCGGAAACCGGTTGTCGGGTCGGCGACGGCGACGTTCCACACCGCCGCGCAGGTGGCCGATCGGTTCAGCGTGTTGACGATCCTCGACTCGACCGAACCGATGGTCCACCGGCAGGTCCACGAGGCGCACCTCGACGACCGCCTCGCGTCCGTCAGGGTGGTGGAAGCGCCGGTTCTCGACATCGATCACTCCTCGGACTCACTGGTCCAGGACATGATCACGACGGGGCGGGAGGCGGTCGCGGAAGACGGGGCGGAAGCGCTGATTCCCGGCTGTATGAGCCTCTCGTTCATGCAGGTTCACGACGAGATCGCCGCAGCACTCGGCGTGCCGTTTCTCGATCCCGTCCGGATCGGCCTCGGGACGGCGTCGATGTGGGCACACTGGAACGTCACACAGAGTCTCGCCACGTACCCGACCCCGGACCGCTCGAAGCTCGACGCGCTCTTCTCCGGGTGA
- a CDS encoding PQQ-like beta-propeller repeat protein — protein MTDQTYSRRQTLAALGVAAVGGLAGCSTLTDLRGVRPLWRQSIAARLNAGPPVATADRVVLGTQDKRVYAFGADDGTREFAVETGGPVETAPTVSPTDGFVHAHSTDGDLYAIDEDGTVAWHEEGVHSRAVLARAGSLLVQFDPRSDTVTGYDAATGTRRFERVTSAYRFPGLTRDVFVLLDPAERSERRLAALSPADGAVRWRSDPGGYRGLTVDADRLATVSEEGVELRSLADGSLQWRTEFDAAVDTLFGGAVHLDGDAYVKLRPRDGPGVVVALDGETGEERWRRTGGYEIERIVSTDETVLAVSSVDDPDGGILIRIDGFDRDGTRRWQRTTDIAIGGVVETCTLVDGTLVVGSDRRIRAFATGDGSPLWQYDPDGSRMHVHAADDALYVAYRDDAGIARLPVP, from the coding sequence GTGACTGACCAGACGTACTCCCGCCGGCAGACACTCGCGGCGCTCGGTGTGGCGGCCGTCGGCGGCCTCGCCGGGTGTAGCACACTCACAGACCTCCGTGGGGTCCGCCCGCTCTGGCGGCAGTCCATCGCGGCCCGCCTGAACGCGGGACCGCCGGTCGCGACCGCCGACCGTGTCGTCCTCGGGACACAGGACAAGCGGGTGTACGCGTTCGGCGCGGACGACGGGACCCGGGAGTTCGCAGTGGAGACCGGCGGCCCGGTCGAGACGGCACCGACGGTCTCGCCGACAGACGGGTTCGTCCACGCCCACAGCACCGACGGCGACCTCTACGCGATCGACGAGGACGGGACGGTCGCGTGGCACGAGGAGGGTGTCCACAGTCGCGCGGTCCTGGCGCGGGCCGGGTCGCTGCTCGTACAGTTCGACCCGCGTTCCGACACCGTCACCGGCTACGACGCGGCGACCGGGACCCGACGCTTCGAGCGCGTGACGAGCGCCTACCGGTTCCCCGGTCTCACGAGGGACGTGTTCGTCCTGCTGGACCCGGCCGAGCGGTCGGAGCGACGCCTCGCGGCCCTCTCGCCGGCCGACGGCGCGGTCCGCTGGCGGAGTGACCCCGGTGGCTACCGGGGCCTGACGGTCGACGCCGACCGACTCGCGACGGTCAGCGAGGAGGGAGTCGAACTCCGCTCACTCGCCGACGGGAGCCTCCAGTGGCGCACCGAGTTCGACGCGGCGGTCGACACGCTGTTCGGCGGGGCAGTCCACCTCGACGGCGATGCGTACGTCAAACTCCGCCCACGCGACGGCCCGGGCGTCGTCGTCGCACTGGACGGAGAGACCGGCGAGGAGCGCTGGCGGCGGACCGGCGGCTACGAGATCGAACGGATCGTCTCGACCGACGAGACGGTGCTCGCGGTGAGTTCGGTCGACGACCCCGACGGCGGCATCCTGATCCGGATCGACGGCTTCGACCGGGACGGGACCCGCCGCTGGCAGCGGACGACAGACATCGCCATCGGGGGGGTCGTCGAGACGTGTACACTCGTCGACGGCACCCTCGTCGTCGGGAGCGACCGGCGGATCAGGGCGTTCGCGACCGGAGACGGGTCGCCGCTGTGGCAGTACGACCCCGACGGGAGTCGGATGCACGTCCACGCGGCCGACGACGCGCTGTACGTCGCCTACCGCGACGACGCGGGCATCGCGCGACTGCCGGTCCCGTGA
- a CDS encoding mandelate racemase/muconate lactonizing enzyme family protein, giving the protein MEITDVAVVGRDIPLADDFPVSYEDHRTTDHVFVRLHTDDGTTGDGEGTALPWFTGETTRSMVAFLDDWLVPRIEGSTVEDATRELATFGSDFPHNAGGKAAVELALLDLQSKRAGVPLWELLGVRHRETVPCVYPVPGLSPERAREVAESGVDAGYRRFKIKATGDIPPDVARIDAVLDQLPADATARVDANTGWETYPRAKRAITAIADTAKIEYFEQPVAPDRPEDLQKLWEDTGIPVYADEFVHAPGDVERIGREGLARGCHLKLAKTGSLRTMADMARIADRYRLNATAVSAFGTSLEATAILHLAAVIPAIPAACELDPTLLADDPTDDPLVVGPETPVPDGPGIGVSLDDSLFE; this is encoded by the coding sequence ATGGAGATAACAGACGTGGCCGTCGTCGGTCGCGACATTCCCCTCGCGGACGACTTCCCGGTGAGTTACGAGGACCACCGCACGACCGACCACGTGTTCGTCCGTCTTCACACGGACGACGGGACCACGGGGGACGGGGAGGGAACGGCGCTCCCGTGGTTCACCGGCGAGACGACACGGAGCATGGTCGCGTTTCTCGACGACTGGCTCGTCCCACGCATCGAGGGGTCGACTGTCGAGGACGCCACTCGGGAACTCGCTACCTTCGGGAGCGACTTCCCCCACAACGCCGGCGGGAAGGCCGCAGTCGAACTCGCGCTCCTCGATCTACAGAGCAAGCGCGCCGGCGTGCCCCTCTGGGAACTCCTCGGTGTCAGACACCGGGAGACGGTTCCCTGCGTGTACCCGGTTCCAGGGCTCTCGCCGGAGCGCGCTCGTGAGGTGGCCGAGTCCGGCGTCGACGCGGGCTACCGTCGATTCAAGATCAAGGCGACGGGCGATATCCCGCCGGACGTCGCCCGCATCGACGCGGTGCTCGATCAGCTCCCGGCGGACGCGACCGCTCGCGTCGACGCGAACACCGGGTGGGAGACGTACCCCAGGGCGAAACGGGCGATCACGGCCATCGCCGACACCGCGAAGATCGAGTACTTCGAACAGCCCGTCGCGCCCGACCGCCCCGAGGACCTCCAGAAGCTCTGGGAGGACACCGGCATCCCGGTCTACGCCGACGAGTTCGTTCACGCGCCCGGCGACGTCGAACGGATCGGACGCGAGGGACTCGCACGGGGGTGTCACCTCAAACTCGCCAAGACGGGGTCGCTCCGCACGATGGCGGACATGGCGCGCATCGCCGACCGGTACCGGCTGAACGCGACCGCCGTCAGCGCCTTCGGAACCTCCCTGGAGGCGACTGCGATCCTCCACCTCGCCGCCGTGATCCCCGCGATCCCCGCGGCGTGTGAACTCGACCCGACATTGCTCGCCGACGATCCGACGGACGACCCGCTCGTGGTCGGCCCGGAGACGCCCGTCCCCGACGGTCCCGGGATCGGCGTGTCGCTCGACGACAGCCTGTTCGAGTGA